DNA sequence from the Daphnia pulex isolate KAP4 chromosome 8, ASM2113471v1 genome:
AAGCAAGGAAAAGTAACACAAGTTCCAGCTTactaaaataatattatattacaaCTTCCGTGGTAGTaagacaaatcaaaataaaaagaagcaaaCCTGAGCATTCAGAATTCAGGCAAGAAAAAGTAAAGCAAGTTTAAACttgctataaaaaaaagatattctaCGATGGTAGAAAAATATAGCAGTTTACGTTAGCTATGCAAAGCTTGACTGAATCTCAGCATTGGCGAGATAGAAATATGCAAGGTTAGATTTTGCAAATTATAATTCAGGCTGATAAAGGAATTTTAAGCTAACTAGAGCAGACTTAAGCTTGCtggacaatttaaaaaaatgaaaaagtactTCCAAGCTATATGTCGCGTAGCCTACGGGATACCATTTGCCAATACACATTTAAAAGGAGGGTTTTTGAGCTACACGAAAAGAAACTTGCAGCCACGACTGAATATAAACAGTTTGCGAAAATCGGGTGTTTCAGTTCGTTAAATTTACAATAAGTATGCTGCTAGGAGTATTtgtttgtaaactcacttactttaatttaaataacatacttaatttatttcaagtaTGTTTATAATGCTTACTAACCTGCTTAACGTGTTAAGCAATCTTAAAGCACTGAATAGGGAATATATTAAGTTTCCCACCGCTGCTGTACAGTCTACATCGTTTTTCGCCCTATATTTGGGTCATAAAATACaacaattttttagaaaataaggCTGATCCATACATTCTGAAAGGAAttctttaaacaaattttaaatgatgcCAAATAGGCCTACATTTCATGATTTTCGTGATAACCCACTTGGAAAACGtataatttctaaaaataatatgatATTTTGTGACGAAACAGGAGGCTAAAATAAACTGGTGAGGTGAGGCGAGGTTATGATTGATGAAAAAGGATAGAAGGAAGATATCACATATGCTGAGTGAGGCCACAACAATAAATAgttaataaaattgtaaaGTACTCACATCCCATTATGAATCCAAACAAACAATGAGCGGGATGATCCCTCATAACGTGAAATATTCTGTCACTAGACAACCATTCACTAACGGCTTCTTTTTCACGAGGTATTATTCGACCGTCTGTGTCCCTTGACATTAGTGTTTGAACCATGTCGTCGAGCAAAGGtaactaaattaaaattggtaTCAAATCCATAAAAAGAAAGTACACCAGATTTATTTACCATACCATGCACACAGTAATATACACATAGTTAAAGTTAACCACTTCACTATTTCTTTTAGTAACGGAAAGCTTATACATAGTAGTTCTAAAAGTTACTTTGCGATTGAAACGCTCCCAGATTAATATACAGTCTTGAATCACGAAAGTTTATTAAGAGTAGTCCACAAGTTACTTGAACACTAGCAAGCGATCAGGTACTAATGCGAACACtgtttaaaaaagtgtttttcctATTTGAGTGATACCAAAAAACCGTTTTGATGGCATCACCCACCTTTTTTCGTCCTCTTGTGACCGAGGgattccattttaaaaattacctatCATGGTATTTAGTATTTACTAATGcgcacctttaaaaaaatatattgaaataGTCCAAGTAGTATgggaacaacaaataaaatagttttttaccCCTAAAACGTgtcgtccatttcgttttctttgttcttttgtgaaattccctagttaacttaaaattaattaaaaataagtttcaaaaagggaattttttcctctttcagaaaccaattttatttatttttattgaccaAATTATTGCTTGaaacgcaataataacaaagacaCCTTTTTTTCGGGGAAAATTGTTTTGCTGGGTTAGAGAGAGTAGGGAAAAATATTCGGAAAATTTAGTTCATGACGCCATCGCCAGGTGTTCTTTTAGCCCATAAGAATAACATGGGCCGTTCTACCCCGTTTACACGAGCAATTCGCCCCGCGACTaatcacccccccccccttcatttTCGAAGCGCTTTTGGTTTTAAACAAAGAGATTTgtcataaactaaaaataaacccTAGGAGCACAGAAacatataaattatttaaaataagagGTAAAAGCATGATTTTCTCAAGATCTGAAAAGTCACAGtcatgaaaatttaaaaaaatagtaactACTGGCTTCATATAATAGACTTGgacttttttctcaaaaagagCTAAAAATGGGGGAGTCGTCCTATCTCCCCATGCTAAAGTCGCGAGACGGACCCCTGTTTTTAAAGAACAATCTTCGAGGGATAGAGAAGGTGTTcataaaaaattcagaaaaaattcagaaaattcagaaaatatgttatttttattaactaTATGATGGAGCATCTTTTGGTGTAAAAAAACCTTTGAGGCTATTTCCTAagtattttttatgatttttttaaatgccggTTTTAACATTGCGCTTATGGGGGAAAAAGTGGGTATTCTTAATTGGTTAACGAGGTTGTAGAGACGTGGGGGTGAGTCCTATGAAAATGTTAAGTGTGTATGATTTGTAGATCGTCTTTTCTCCTgctcgggaaaaaaagaaaaaaaaaattctatctcTAGCCATTCAAAAGTGATTCGAATTGCAATGAGACACGTAGCGCCATAAGAATACACGCAAAATGAGGGGGTGTTCTTAAtcgtttggtgggtactgtatataggggtaaaacagcgaattccggacagcgATCCGACTTATGGCGTTTGTGTAAACCCAAAATGCGAATTTCCGGACAAAACGCGAATGCCCCggacattttttcgaattccggacagaaatatttttaaaaactaattatatcaatcgacGCAGTTTTTTATTCTAAGTAAAATTGCTTAAGACATGTAACACAGTGCAATGGAAGTATTTTGAGaaatttcgatttaaaaaagcaaaacattgagctgtcaaaaaCTGATTTCGTCTGCCCAAACTTTTTGACTTGGGATCAAAACGACTTAACAgcttaaaataatattttgcaAATCACTTTAGCTTACTATCTTTCACTAGAGAAAATAGTTCTAgatttccaaaacaaaaaacaaaattgaaagcCGGCCATACGTGACGCAAATGTCCGAAAAccacgaaaatttgaaaaattttattgttttatctATGTCAATATAGCTCAGCGGTATAAGATCAGTAATCCATGCGGAAGGACTGACGTTCGATCCCATCAAATAGTACATCTGTCAATAAAGATTTAGCTGAATCTTTCAATCGAACATTCAATTAGAAATGCAAAACAGCGGACATATAGAAAAGAGATAATTTGGACATCAACTAGCTTCATACGTAACAATGGCATCTTCTTAAACCTTAAATATATCCATAATTGTAACAATTATggaaataagtaaaattttgaaataagtaaaataattttaattattatcatgacgctaaataatttttaattttattatttataatttataactATGGCAGTCGTGAGATTTGAACCTTCAACTTTTACGTTTATAAACGAACATTAACCCACACTGCCATACAAATATTTACCTAAATCTATAAAGATCCATTACTGAGCGGACAGTGAagtctgtccggaattcgcatCATGGCCCCTTATGGGAGCAAGACTGCAACTACATATAAGtgattttgaaactttttgtacgccattcaaacatttttttgtggttttcaaGCGAAACGGGTTACGGGCAttggaattcaattaaaaatcgcaaagactttaattattttacaataagaaACATTCCGGACGAAAGATACACCATTTTGGGGAATGGTAGTCATTATAAAAATAACTGAATCATTACGCCTGTTAACAATATTGATAAACAAGTGgcacgggaaagaaaaattatgacgACAGCTTTTTTGGATCTGCTAAGATTCGATCCTCTTGTCACtcaaatctttatttttaaataatgcaaaaactattaaaaaaaatataaacattgCACATCAATTGATTCGCCCTACaattctgcgtcgattgaAGTACAGAGATATGAAAACAAAGGAAgtaaacttttttcaaaattgtttgtcCGGAATTCGTGTCAGCTGTCCGACATTCGCATTTTAGcctgtttttatattttcattgatatttaagaaatttctttgaaataacgacaaaacctaaaataatattgtagatctttcaattctctatcgattgatataattagttaagGGATTTTCCTAGTTTTAACCTTAGAAATACCTTATcccataaaattttttactaaCTCACACAACAGAGCCAAAATTTTCAGCCGTAAGctaaatttggaaatttcaattcatgatttttcaattaatacAGCGTATTTTTAGATGCCCTTTGGCTCAATTACGTATTCCCTcccatattttgaaattaattcgtaagttttcgtttaaatttcgtcgtttttttataattgtaaattgaaaaaatcgaattttttgtCCGGCATTCGCGTATCCGAGatgctgtccggaattcgttgCTAAAAACTGCTTAAGAGTATAATGTTATGATTCGTTTTTTTAGGAGAATGGGAGGGGATATATAGGGACAGAGGGGACTTATATGAAAAAGCCAACGTTGGTCAACGTGGAGTGAAAAGTTATCGGGGtgatgaaaaaggaaagacaaaTGGTAGTGCTGGGAACGACGGCGAGGGAGCGGTCGAGAaaagagagcagagagagaaggcTGTAACAATAATAAAGTAGTTACCCAACGCCAAGTCATGGCAAAAATATCTCCTAAACGCATTTTCTTAATGATCTCAGTGGCATTGCACAAATCAACGTGATTGCTGTCCACTGGCAAAGTTTTCACAAGGAGATGCCATGTAGCGGAACCGGCGTCATCGATTGTCATATTATGATAAATTCTCACGACCCAGCCTCaatttaattatgttttatCAGCcatcaattatatttttataaaagtaaatatttaCCTGGATAAATTTGGGCAATTAAATTGATTGTATCTTTCAAAGGTTGTAGATAAGTGTAAAACATATTTTCGTTGGTAAAGTTTCCGTAGagggaaaaggaaattattttttgattatcACCTCTTTTATCAGCAGCGCGGCTGCAAGTTGAGTTGTATGGTACTTGGAAGTGgtcctaataaaaataaggtttTAAGAGTACAAAATACACATTAGCGGTAACCTACTTTAATGTATATGTATTTAAGTAGGCAATATCCTAGTGATTACATTTAAGGAAAAATTCTACTAAATTTgcaattttacaactttaaatACTTTTCGGTGCTGTTACGTAAGGTAAACGACAAATACTTAGAAGTGGTCTGATGAAAAATATGTATGTTTTTACATATAAATAGGTTTAGAAAATCTATAAAACTATTTGTGAGGGTTTTCGCCGATGTCACAAGAACCAATTCACATCACAGTTTCGCGTGTCAATTTATTCGATGTCCGTCATTTTTGCTGGTTGTTTATGTAATGTTTTGCGTTGTCTTGAATGACAGTTAATTTTTCCAAAACAATGTGGATTTTGTGAATCGGtgcgttatttttttaattctttttgtGTAAGTTAATTGCTACGGTGCAGTAAATCTTGGTTAGTATGTGTACTgtctcactttttttctttaactataattctcttattttttaacgCATTAAGTTTCAACAAATCTTAAAGAAGACAATGATTCAACCtttcactgtttttttttttcaaaccgaTCAAGTTATACCTAGGTTAGGTATTTcacgatttaaaaacaaaaaaaaaaaatattgggcAACTGTCCCAAGATACGGTGTCTATTGTTCACACCGCCGGGGTCTCTAGGTCCCTGTATTTCTCATCTATCTTCTCAAAAACCACTAACTGGCagtaaaaactaaaagtttcaaaaaaatatcccGATTATGCAACCCACCAAcgaaatatcaataaaaaaggttaaataaGTATTGAAGTTgacataaacaaaaaaaacctaaaaaaacacaaataattttactgctATCTTAGGCAACTATATTGAAGACAAATAGCCCCGAAGTTGTGTGGCCAGCGCAGCCCCAACGAAGGcgttttagtattttattgaatatatCTTATTTGAACTATGGTAAATATGTCGACACTCGATGCCACATCTCGATTACGCAAATTCCTTGTACTATGGTCTCCCCGAGAATCTCCTTGATAGGCTACAAAGGGTTCAGAATGCAGCCGCAAGACTTGTTACTGGTGCCAACCGATTCGCATCGTCCAAAGCTCTATTGAAATCGCTGCACTGGCTTCCTGTCCGCGCCCGTATCCAATATAAGATCGCTGTCCTTGTCTACCGATGTATCAATGGATGTGCCCCCAGTTACCTTCGTGATTTGGTCACGAGGTACGTCCCTGCCCGAGCTCTGCGTAGCTCCCACTCTAATGACTTGTGTGTCCCAAAGATAAAATGTAATCGATATGGTCGTAGAAGCTTTATGTCTGCTGCTCCCTCAGTTTGGAACCCATTACCCCTTTTCCTTAAGCTCTCTCCTGATCTAAATACTTTCTGTGCTGAATTAAAGACCCACTTGTTTCGTCTGTACAACCAGCCAAGTTGATATATATTACCCATGTCTTCCAAGCGATTATGATCATTTTATGTAAAGGGCGCTATATAAATcgaatatattattattattattattaatataaaacaaactaCACGGGATTGAAGAGAAGAtaacttaaaatattttacatatgtttttataattataaagTAATCGGGAAAACCAATAATGATTCGAAAGTCTAGGTAGGACGACCCAGTTTTaagacgaattttttttttcattccataACCGTTCGCTGAAATACCATGAAATTTCGTTTTAAGATGTGAATTTATAACATaaacatctcttttttttcaatattttttgaaattctaacCCATCAAGAAATCAACTGATCAAACGGCCCCGACGCCAGATCGCTTACACTCccctattttaaaaaacatttttatctttaGGCCTGTCATGGGTTTGCAATATGGTCTTGCTACTGGATGTAAAAGATCATgcaggaaattttttaatatatcataaaatagataaaatcaaagaaaacataAACTGGATATTATGAAATGCTGAAGAGAAGTTtcgttgaaaatatttttctgatgaATAAGAAAGTTACGAAGGGTTTTTGAGGCACATTTTGTGGTATGTAAGttacaaaaaacatatttgTTAATAGAGATTTTTAAAGTCCAAAGGTATGCGTAGAGCAAAAAGTCGTGCTACTGCTCGACTGTTGCGCACCATATTGGAGGTAGGTGGGACTACTgctgcaagtttttcttgattgactttaatttttgtttgtttacgcCTCTACACAGAtcgatagagaaaaaaattctctaatTCACcagtaaatttaaatatacttatattatatatattattattccaaaacaaattatttttaaaaatcttttcgaaaaattttcaggtcgaaaagtgttgtttttttctttagaacgGCTTGtcatatatttttgaaatttcttaaattagtGCGCTAGATGATAGTGCACGTATGGtaaaaagttcaattttttaaattaaattttctggTTAATAACTAGAAAAGAGTAACTTGCCCCTGGCCTTCTTTCCCAACTCTTCTCTCCCCTACTGTATGACaccacaaaaataaacatgaaactgaaaactcttcaccaaataataaaagatttgGGCCTATACAGAAGTGGGATAAGAGCAATCGTTGTATACACACTCGTAAGATAAACGTGGGTGgtgggataaaaaaaaagattaaagtCACCTAAATATATAAGGAGGTTGGGGTGACTAAAAATGGAACTTTTATTTACTTGTTTTACCGAAggaagaaacagaaaaggaaataaaatacaccctttttatcttttttctgtgCCGCCGGATTTATTGTGCATATctctaaacaaaaatttacatttagctacactaaataaatgtttgcgtttataaatatttttttacggaAATCTAATATTAGCTTTGTTAAATCtttaaaccaaaaatgttttaaatataGCAAACCCCTATTTATAGTGATGATATCCTTCCCCAATACATCCCAAGTTAATTACTATTTTTCGCGATTTTAACGCACACAATACGTTTCTCTTCCCGAACAGAATCTTTCCTatgaattttgtaaaaaaaagcatttttcaaatggatttactgttagaaatgaattttgaaaatataaaagagacaCGTTCATTCTGCACTTGTTTGCatctttttacaataaaataactatttaaatgttcattaaaaatactttACAAAATCCCATCAATGTTAGCAAGCCAAGTAATATGTGGAAGTTGCAGCATATATTGGATACACGTACATCCTATCGATTACACCGATGATGTTTACGATACATGCGGGTAAAGCAACGATTACCACCTTTTTATTTCCCAGCCTTgcttttcctaatttttttcccccccttaACTAATGCCCCCGATTAATGATTGATAATTGCCCTTTAAAGAATATGAAGAAAAGTTCAATGTGGAACTTTATAACGATTTCCAATAAAATTGACATGTCATCTCAGTAAGAAAACGCgtcatttgattgaattactCACACCGTCACCCTTTATATACTTTGCCGAAGCTCAAACCATGATGAGTAAAATTCACATATTGCCGTCTCGTTTTCATACGTTAGTTAGCCGATTTtagtctttattttttagtgaacATTATCCTTTAACAAATTTCCGGCTTGCTTTGCGTTTATTTCTTCCGTAGCTCAATCAGTGGTTCAGCCTTCAACGCGTCTCCCCTCTAGCGATGCAAATACAAGTGCTCGAGTTTCcacactttaaaaaaaaaaaccttactaACTTAGTGGTTCACCGCTGCTGTGAGATGAAAGGAGAATTGAGTAGTaggagaatttttttcaagtattttTCACCACTATGATTACCATTAAACTTTCCAAAATTAAATCATGTTATTCACATCAAGACAAACGCTAAAATGAACGGTTTCTCAGCAGTGAAAatatcaatttatttactaTTTTACCAAACGCAATGGTTCTTGGATAAGAAAATTCTTCTCGGGTTATATCAaccgcaattttttttaatgcatttGTATTGGGTGATTGAACTAATTTCAATagataaaaatgttattggaaTTCCCTGCACCAATAACTAATCTACTTAGTTATTTGTGTATATTTAGTGCATCCTAATGTCGTACAGTGGATCAAAATAgcagaacaagaagaaacatAAAGATACACCTTAAGCACTTCGGAATGACATCCGTCAATTATACATCACAACGGGTTATGCTTTTAATTCTATCCAAGAAACTTCTAACTGTgactgaatttttgttttgtagggCAAATTGCA
Encoded proteins:
- the LOC124200464 gene encoding uncharacterized protein LOC124200464 — its product is MWKSSTTRLIVRLLLLTVFILIAMHLLNFLIRHSKQTSDMLPTNLENYDHFQVPYNSTCSRAADKRGDNQKIISFSLYGNFTNENMFYTYLQPLKDTINLIAQIYPGWVVRIYHNMTIDDAGSATWHLLVKTLPVDSNHVDLCNATEIIKKMRLGDIFAMTWRWLPLLDDMVQTLMSRDTDGRIIPREKEAVSEWLSSDRIFHVMRDHPAHCLFGFIMGCCWGVKVSMDRPRIVHSAKMMFTINHMHEYDYDQLLLDEFIWPIARTNLMAHDSYCCEVFQQSQPFPTQRKDRFFVGSRTIMGNGKNGTEELSDIDICPHNCRPHNASFKSDWKFC